One part of the Pseudomonas sp. MYb118 genome encodes these proteins:
- a CDS encoding HupE/UreJ family protein, with product MTLQRIFGALALLLTPAIALAHPGHGDNGLIAGISHPIGGLDHLLAMFAVGLWAAQQQGAARWALPCTFVGTMLLGGLLGFAGLQLPALESGIAASVLALGLAVALAVRPPLSLAVAATALFALFHGVAHGLELPDMSSPWAYAAGFVVATAALHGAGYALVRVLPQAAAPLVRVAGVVSAVTGGWLLAG from the coding sequence ATGACACTCCAACGTATTTTCGGCGCCCTGGCGCTGCTGCTGACCCCGGCCATCGCCCTCGCCCACCCTGGCCACGGCGATAACGGCCTGATCGCCGGAATCAGCCACCCAATCGGCGGCCTCGACCACTTGCTGGCCATGTTCGCCGTCGGGCTGTGGGCCGCGCAGCAGCAAGGCGCTGCGCGCTGGGCGCTGCCGTGCACCTTTGTCGGCACGATGCTGCTGGGCGGCTTGCTGGGGTTTGCCGGGCTGCAACTGCCGGCACTGGAAAGCGGAATCGCCGCCTCGGTGCTGGCACTGGGTCTGGCCGTGGCGCTGGCGGTGCGTCCGCCGTTGAGCCTGGCGGTGGCGGCGACGGCGTTGTTTGCGCTGTTCCACGGCGTGGCCCATGGCCTGGAACTGCCGGACATGTCGAGCCCGTGGGCGTATGCGGCCGGGTTCGTGGTAGCCACGGCGGCGCTGCATGGCGCCGGGTATGCGCTGGTGCGGGTGTTGCCGCAGGCGGCGGCGCCGTTGGTGCGGGTGGCGGGGGTGGTTTCGGCGGTGACTGGGGGATGGTTGCTGGCGGGGTGA
- the ureG gene encoding urease accessory protein UreG: MNTQPLRVGIGGPVGSGKTALTLALCLALRDRYNLAVVTNDIYTREDADFLVRNQALAPERIIGVETGGCPHTAIREDASINLEAVDQLNRRFPGLDLILVESGGDNLSATFSPELSDLTIYVIDVSAGDKLPRKGGPGICKSDLLVINKVDLAPLVGASLEMMASDTQRMRNGKPFVFSNQKTGMGLADIIAFIECQGLLTAA, encoded by the coding sequence ATGAACACACAACCTCTGCGCGTCGGCATCGGCGGCCCGGTCGGTTCCGGCAAAACCGCACTGACCCTGGCCCTGTGCCTGGCGCTGCGCGATCGCTACAACCTGGCGGTCGTCACCAACGACATCTATACCCGCGAAGACGCCGACTTCCTGGTGCGCAACCAGGCGCTGGCGCCGGAACGCATCATCGGCGTGGAAACCGGCGGCTGCCCGCACACGGCGATCCGCGAGGATGCCTCGATCAACCTCGAAGCCGTCGATCAGTTGAACCGGCGTTTTCCGGGGCTGGACCTGATCCTGGTGGAGTCCGGCGGCGACAACCTGTCCGCCACCTTCAGCCCGGAACTGTCGGACCTGACGATCTACGTGATCGACGTCTCGGCCGGCGACAAGCTGCCGCGCAAGGGTGGGCCGGGGATCTGCAAGTCCGATCTGCTGGTGATCAACAAGGTCGACCTCGCGCCGCTGGTGGGCGCTTCGCTGGAGATGATGGCCAGCGACACCCAGCGCATGCGCAACGGCAAGCCGTTTGTGTTCAGCAACCAGAAAACCGGGATGGGCCTGGCCGACATCATTGCCTTCATCGAATGCCAGGGTCTGCTGACCGCGGCCTGA
- a CDS encoding urease accessory protein UreF: protein MNPAWALLRLASPQLPIGGYSYSQGLEMAVDNGRVHDTASARRWIGDQLLLNLARFEAPLLLAHCVAAGAGDWAGLQQHCDEHRASRETRELHQESRQMGYSLQQLLNGLPELDAPARTFLDRQDEPHLALGWALAARAWHISAQDALAAWLWSWLENQLAVLMKTLPLGQQAAQRLTSELLPLLQQAQQEASRINPEHLGSAAFGLSLTCMAHERQYSRLFRS, encoded by the coding sequence ATGAACCCGGCCTGGGCGCTGCTGCGCCTGGCCAGTCCGCAATTGCCGATTGGCGGCTACAGCTATTCCCAGGGCCTGGAAATGGCTGTGGATAACGGCCGGGTACACGACACCGCCAGCGCCCGACGCTGGATCGGCGACCAACTGCTGCTCAACCTGGCGCGCTTCGAAGCACCGCTGCTGCTCGCCCATTGCGTGGCGGCAGGCGCAGGCGACTGGGCCGGCTTGCAGCAGCACTGCGACGAGCACCGCGCCAGCCGCGAAACCCGCGAACTGCATCAGGAAAGCCGGCAGATGGGTTACTCGTTGCAGCAGTTGCTCAACGGCCTGCCGGAACTCGATGCGCCGGCCCGCACCTTTCTCGACCGCCAGGACGAACCACACCTGGCCCTGGGTTGGGCACTGGCGGCGCGGGCCTGGCACATCAGCGCACAGGACGCCCTGGCCGCGTGGCTGTGGAGCTGGCTGGAAAACCAGTTGGCGGTGCTGATGAAAACCCTGCCGCTGGGCCAGCAAGCTGCGCAGCGCCTGACCAGCGAACTGCTGCCCCTGCTGCAACAGGCCCAGCAGGAGGCCAGCCGTATCAACCCCGAACACCTGGGCAGCGCCGCGTTTGGCCTGTCCCTGACGTGTATGGCCCATGAGCGCCAGTACAGCCGCCTGTTCCGTTCCTAA
- the ureE gene encoding urease accessory protein UreE — protein sequence MLVIHRRIDPRPAWAAELHLTFEARSKSRLRCFSATGEDVGLFLERGQAPLYDGECLEAEDGRIVRVCARAEQLLHVTCANAFELTRAAYHLGNRHVALQVGDGWLRLLDDYVLKAMLEQLGAHVEAIEAPFQPEHGAYGGGHHHSRHGDEDFNYAPKLHQFGVRT from the coding sequence ATGTTGGTGATTCATCGCCGAATCGACCCCCGCCCTGCCTGGGCCGCCGAACTGCACCTGACCTTCGAAGCACGCAGCAAAAGCCGCCTGCGCTGTTTCAGTGCCACGGGTGAAGACGTCGGCTTGTTCCTGGAACGCGGCCAGGCGCCGCTGTATGACGGCGAATGCCTGGAAGCCGAAGACGGACGCATCGTTCGCGTCTGCGCCCGCGCCGAACAACTGCTGCACGTGACCTGCGCCAATGCCTTCGAGCTGACCCGCGCGGCCTATCACCTGGGCAACCGCCACGTCGCCCTGCAAGTGGGTGATGGCTGGTTGCGCCTGCTCGACGATTACGTGCTCAAGGCCATGCTTGAACAGCTGGGCGCCCACGTCGAAGCCATCGAGGCACCGTTCCAGCCCGAGCACGGCGCCTATGGTGGCGGTCACCATCATTCGCGGCATGGCGACGAGGACTTCAACTACGCGCCGAAACTGCATCAGTTCGGCGTGCGCACATGA
- the ycaC gene encoding isochorismate family cysteine hydrolase YcaC: MTNYKYNRLNKDDAAVLLVDHQAGLLSLVRDIEPDAFKNNVLALADLAKFFNLPTILTTSFEQGPNGPLVPELKALFPDAPYIARPGQINAWDNEDFVKAVKATGKKQLIIAGVVTEVCVAFPALAALEEEFDVFVVTDASGTFNQMTRDAAHDRMSQAGAQLMTWFGVACELHRDWRNDIEGLAALCSNHIPDYRNLMTSYNAFNTAK, from the coding sequence ATGACCAACTACAAATACAACCGCCTGAACAAAGACGACGCTGCCGTACTGCTGGTTGACCACCAGGCAGGCCTCCTGTCCCTGGTTCGCGACATCGAACCGGATGCGTTCAAGAACAACGTGCTGGCCCTGGCTGACCTGGCCAAGTTCTTCAACCTGCCAACCATCCTCACCACCAGCTTCGAACAAGGCCCCAACGGCCCGCTGGTACCAGAACTGAAAGCGCTGTTCCCGGATGCCCCGTACATCGCCCGCCCTGGCCAGATCAACGCCTGGGACAACGAAGACTTCGTCAAGGCGGTGAAGGCCACTGGCAAGAAGCAACTGATCATCGCCGGTGTCGTGACCGAGGTGTGCGTGGCGTTCCCGGCCCTGGCCGCCCTGGAAGAAGAATTCGATGTGTTCGTGGTGACCGACGCTTCCGGCACCTTCAACCAGATGACCCGCGACGCCGCCCATGACCGCATGAGCCAGGCTGGTGCGCAACTGATGACCTGGTTCGGCGTGGCCTGCGAGCTGCACCGCGACTGGCGCAACGACATCGAAGGCCTGGCCGCGCTGTGCTCCAACCACATCCCGGACTACCGCAACCTGATGACCAGCTACAACGCTTTCAACACGGCCAAGTAA
- a CDS encoding amidohydrolase — MTADLILFNGKLHTVDREKPLATAVAIKDGRFIAVGSDAEAMALKTSATKIIDLKGRTVIPGLNDSHLHLIRGGLNYNLELRWEGVPSVADALRLLRDQAARTPSPQWVRVVGGWNEFQFAEKRMPTLEEINQAAPDTPVFLLHLYDRALLNRAALKAVGYTKDTPNPPGGEIQRNKFGEPTGLLIARPNAMILYATLAKGPKLPLEYQVNSTRQFMRELNRLGLTSAIDAGGGYQNYPDDYQVIQELADKDQLTVRIAYNLFTQKPKEELADFKNWTSKVKPGDGSDFLRHNGAGEMLVFSAADFEDFLEPRPDLPQTMEQELEPVVRHLVEQRWPFRLHATYDESISRMLDVFERVNRDIPFNGLPWFFDHAETISAKNIERVRALGGGIAIQDRMAFQGEYFVDRYGAKAAEKTPPIQRMLAEGIPVGAGTDATRVSSYNPWTSLYWLVSGKTVGGMALYPEGLSRETALQLFTHGSAWFSSEQGKKGQIKVGQLADLAALSLDFFSVDEEAIKGIESVLTIVDGKVVYGAAEFDKFGPAQVPVLPEWSPVAKVPGHWRAGAPSLAAVAHQCVGPCGVHAHSHERARHSSVPVNDYQGFWGALGCSCFAF; from the coding sequence ATGACCGCCGACCTCATTCTGTTCAACGGCAAATTGCACACGGTCGATCGCGAGAAGCCCTTGGCTACCGCCGTGGCAATCAAGGACGGTCGCTTCATCGCCGTCGGCAGCGACGCTGAAGCCATGGCCCTCAAGACCTCGGCCACCAAGATCATCGACCTCAAGGGCCGCACGGTCATACCGGGCCTCAACGACTCGCACCTGCACCTGATCCGCGGTGGCCTCAATTACAACCTGGAACTGCGCTGGGAAGGCGTGCCTTCGGTGGCCGACGCCCTGCGCCTGCTCAGGGACCAGGCCGCGCGTACGCCGTCGCCGCAATGGGTGCGCGTGGTCGGTGGCTGGAACGAATTCCAGTTCGCCGAAAAACGCATGCCGACCCTGGAGGAAATCAACCAGGCCGCGCCCGATACCCCGGTGTTCCTGCTGCACCTGTACGACCGTGCACTGCTCAACCGTGCGGCGCTCAAGGCGGTGGGCTACACCAAGGACACGCCCAACCCGCCGGGTGGCGAGATCCAGCGCAACAAGTTCGGCGAGCCTACCGGCCTGCTGATCGCGCGGCCCAACGCCATGATTCTCTACGCCACGCTGGCCAAGGGACCGAAGCTGCCGTTGGAGTACCAGGTCAACTCGACCCGCCAGTTCATGCGCGAACTCAACCGCCTGGGCCTGACCAGTGCCATTGATGCCGGCGGCGGTTATCAGAACTACCCGGACGACTATCAGGTCATCCAGGAACTGGCCGACAAGGACCAGTTGACCGTGCGCATTGCCTACAACCTGTTCACCCAGAAACCCAAGGAAGAACTGGCTGACTTCAAGAACTGGACGTCGAAGGTCAAGCCCGGCGATGGCAGCGATTTCCTGCGTCACAACGGCGCCGGGGAAATGCTGGTGTTCTCTGCCGCCGACTTCGAGGACTTCCTCGAGCCGCGCCCCGACCTGCCGCAGACCATGGAGCAGGAACTGGAGCCGGTGGTGCGTCACCTGGTGGAACAACGCTGGCCCTTCCGTCTGCACGCCACCTACGACGAATCCATCAGCCGCATGCTCGACGTGTTCGAGAGGGTCAACCGCGACATCCCGTTCAACGGCCTGCCGTGGTTCTTCGATCACGCCGAAACCATCAGCGCGAAAAACATCGAGCGGGTACGTGCACTGGGCGGTGGTATCGCCATCCAGGACCGCATGGCGTTTCAGGGCGAGTACTTCGTCGACCGTTACGGCGCCAAGGCTGCGGAGAAAACCCCGCCGATCCAGCGCATGCTCGCCGAAGGCATCCCGGTGGGTGCCGGCACCGACGCCACGCGGGTCTCCAGCTACAACCCGTGGACGTCGCTGTACTGGCTGGTCAGCGGCAAGACCGTCGGGGGCATGGCGCTGTACCCGGAAGGCCTGAGCCGCGAAACCGCGCTGCAACTGTTCACCCACGGCAGCGCCTGGTTCTCCAGCGAGCAGGGCAAGAAGGGCCAGATCAAGGTCGGCCAACTGGCGGACCTGGCGGCGTTGTCGCTGGACTTCTTCAGTGTCGATGAAGAGGCGATCAAGGGCATCGAATCGGTGCTGACCATCGTCGATGGCAAGGTGGTGTACGGCGCGGCGGAGTTCGACAAGTTCGGCCCGGCGCAGGTGCCGGTGTTGCCCGAGTGGTCGCCGGTGGCCAAGGTGCCGGGGCACTGGCGCGCCGGTGCACCCTCATTGGCGGCAGTGGCCCACCAGTGTGTCGGACCTTGCGGAGTGCATGCCCACAGCCACGAGCGGGCGCGGCATTCGAGCGTGCCGGTCAATGACTACCAGGGGTTCTGGGGGGCGTTGGGTTGTTCGTGTTTTGCGTTCTGA